ACGAAAAAAACGTCGGCGGATCTATCGACGCTCCGAATTTTGGGGATTCTGATTCGGACTTTGTGTTTCTCGATGGACAATTCATAAGGACGGAAACGATTACTCTCTCCGGTCGATATGAAGTACTCCCAAATTTGAACTTGCTGTTCTCGCTTTCCAATATTTCACAGAGCAAACTCGACAACCGTACTGAAATTCACGCAGGATTCGGATGGAATCTTTAGACGGCCATAGGCCGGCGACGCTAATCGTCGGAGTGTCGGGCGATTTACTGGAAGTGGCGCGCGAGTTGGGGCGGCAAGGCGAACGCATCGGGTTGCTTTCGCGGAACACGGGCCTCATTTACCGCTACCAAGAGCGGCTCCAGTCATGGGGTGTCGATTGTGAGGTCTTTGTGGCGGATGTCACCGAATCGCAAGGCGTGCTGAATGCCATGATGAAATTCAGTGCATGGTCTCCGCGTGTGGACAGATTAATTTACAATGTTGGTGTGTTGTCGACGGAGAGTGCGGCATCCGTAACAGAGGGCGAACTCGCGCGAGTGATGGGGGCGAATTTTTTCGGATTCGTGAATTGTTTTCAACTGGTCTTGCCGATGTTTCAAAGGCTAAAGCGCGGACATGCCATAGTCCTGTCAAGCGCTGCGGCCTTGGATGCCGAAGAACAGCCTGTAGCCTATGCGGCGAGCAAGGCTTCGCTTAAAATCTATTTAAATTCACTTCGCAAAGAAATCGCGGCACTCGACATTGCAATAAGTGAAGTATACCTTGGTAGAGTGGCAACTCAAGAAGGGCCACGCGAACTTACGTGTGAAGAAATCGTGGTGGGAGTTTGCGACGTTATCCAATCTCGGTCAGAGCGTCTGATGATCGGTGACGAAGGAGAAAACTCCACAAATTGAATCAGTGAGGTAGCAGTGTGAAATGGTCGATAGAGTACTGCGTGCAGTGAAACTATGGTCCACATGCGGCCAGTTTGGCTGAAAATATGAAAAAACAGGGACTTCCAGCCCCAGAGATGATCAAGTCTGGGGGCGGCGCATTTGAGATTCGCAAGGATGGTCTCCTCCTTTTTTCAAAATTTCGTGAGCACAGATTTCCAAACGACGATGAAATATTTGAATTACTTAGAGATAAGAGCTAACTTGTGAAAACATAGGTGTGAGAAATTGTGTCAGGAATGATTGACATTCCGTCACTCCAGCCATATATTGACAATGTAGTCGTGTATTGGACACGAACGTCTGCGTTTTAGAAAACGCCTCAGAATTTGTAGATCACCAGAGAACAGAAGGTTACGCGCATTTTAGGTCGGAAGATCTCCGCAACAAAATGGGACATTCTAACATGAGAATGAACTATTACAAGTGGCTTCTGCTTTGTATGGCCGTTGCATCAATTGCGACGGCTGGGGTGAGGTACGTCGGAATGGGGCCAGTGTCCGGAAAATGGGATGTTGGCGATTCCGTGATTGTTGCGGAAGGCGCATTTGTCCCTGAAGGAGAGGTTCTCGATGTTGAGCGCGACGTACATATCTACTTCGAAGGCATTGAGAAGTTCTCGGTAGAAGGCGTTCTGACAATTTTGGGTACGGTTGATGAGCCCGTGACTATTTCGTGTATGGAAGGCTGGCGCGGACTTCAGCTCAACGGGGAAACGGGTTGGCACACTCTGAATAATGTCAAGTTCTCATCGGTTTTGGGCTTGGCGCACCAATGCGTTGAAGTCCTAAACGGTGGTTTGGAGATGAACGGTTGCAGCCTTGAGGCCGCAGAAACTTGTATGCGCGCCACGGCTGCTGAGCTTCATGTACGAAGCAATTCGTTTCTGACACATCGACTGTATTCGAAAGCAGTAATTTTGAACAGGCTTTCTGGCGCCGCGTCCTCCGACTGCGAGTTTGCGCCCGGCAATATCTTTCGTGATAACTTTGTTCGCGCCATTGTTCCTCAGTTGAACCCGGGTGATCCCATAGATCCGTTTGCGGTGACCGCAGGACTTTGGATCGACGAAAGCACAAATATTTGTCTTTCACACAACGACATCACAGTGGTTTCGCCTTTGGTTGCTGTGGGTGTTCGATTCGGGAATTCTCCTGAATCCGGTGTACAGTTGTGGAAACTGGATTATACGATCGTCTACGTTGAGAGCATGTCGCACATGGTGATCGGCGTGCTGAATGAAGTGGACGGTGATTTGGATGTTTCGAAGATGACGATAACCGCGCTTGGTGCGCCGGGCTTCGGCTCGAGCTGTTTCTTTGCCGCGCGTACGTCGTACATTCAGATAAGTTCGACGACTTCGATCATGCGCAACGCTACCGACATCTTCTTTAACACAAGTGGCGCTGGTCGAATTGACGCAAACTATATCGTCAAGTGGACGGCCGACGGCGCGACAGTAGCTGGCGTAATGGGATCGCAGGAGAATGAAACGCAGTTGCTAAGTGACGTCGACGAATACGCGATCAACATTGGCGACTCTGTTTGGGAAGCGGATCCCGGTTTCGCGGCAGTTGGTGAACTGGGCCAGTGGGAGACTGCGGCAGAAATGGCGGCCTTCTATTCCTTGACCGCGGGATCTCCGTGTATCGATCACGGTGATCCGACTCGGGGACATGACCCTGACAACACACGTTTAGATATTGGCCGATTCTACTATCATCAGACCTCTTCGCCTGTAGGCGAGCGGCCCGAAGTTGCAGAGACAGTAATGTTGGCTGCCTATCCAAATCCGTTCAATCCGAGCACAACGCTGCGGTTCGAAGTCGCCAACCCGGGGATATTGCGGGTCGCGGTATGGGATGTCTTAGGGCAAGTCGTCTATCAGTCTGTAGTTCCCGTTTATTCGGCGGGTTTGCAAAATGTGCACTTTGAAGCCTCTGGTTTAGCTTCAGGGCTTTACATAGCCCGGGCCGAACTGGATGGACGCTTCCTCGGCACACAAAAGCTGATGCTTGTAAAATAAGCTGAATCAATATTTTGAAAGGGTCGTTAGAATTGCTAACGACCCTTTTTCTTTTTGTACAAGAATGTGCACGAAGTGTGCACATTCTCTTGACTTGCGCGCAAAATGTCAATACTTTCTTACATGAAGTGGCTAGTCGTTTTAATCCTAACCGGGATGATTGCAGGGTGTTCGTGGACTCCGGAACGATCAAATCCATTTGATCCGAACTCGAGTCTGTATGTCGCTCCGCCTATCCCGAACCGCCCGCCCGTCATCAGTGGATTGGCGATCAACACAAGTTGTGTGAACTTGCCCATCGAAGATCAGTGCGGTGTTACGGTCAAGGCCCGAATCTCGGACCCTGACAGTAATCTGAGAATCGGAGACATCAATGTCACGGTGAACGGCAGGTTTTTCGGCAGACTTGGATACTATCCGCAGGACACTCTCTGGGCTATGACTCTCGAGGAATCGGAACTGGATTCAGCTATTTCCAAATTCACAGGGAGTCTGGTTACGCTTAGCGTGTCCGACGATTCCGGTGCAACCGCGGAAGATACAATTCGTTTTCCGCGGCCCTTCAAGGAATATCCATCTATCACGTGGCCCCTGAGCAGCTTAGATTGCATTTGCCCGGACTACCGGACTTTGAAATGGGAACGATGGAATGGGTCGGGACAAGCGCGGGAACTTGAAATTCGATTTTACTACCAAAACCTGTTTTATGTGTCGCGCCTGACGATGAACGGGATCTCGCCTTCAGATACCACAACTCTTGTAGATCAAGATTTATTTCAGCCCGCGGACAGCAACGCGTTAGTTTTCTATGGTTGGCGCGTATTTGTTGTGGACGAGCTTGGCAATGCCGCAGGGTCAATATCCGGCGGGTTCCGGTCGGTGCAGCATTGCACGTCCGCCTGTGTTCCACCTCCGGGCTAAGGAAAAGAATTACTACCATGGAAGGTTCATCTGCTAGACTTCCGGGAACCTCCGGAATTGTAACCCAGCCCGCGCTCCCGCGAGAGCAGCTTCAGGCATTGTTCGATATTTCTCAAGTCCTCAATACGATTTGGGAAATCGACTCATTGCTTGAACGCATTATGGACATCGCGATTCAAACCGTGAATGCGGAGCGAGGTTTTCTTGTCCTTAAGGAAGAAGGCAACGGCAAAGACGACGGATCCGGATTGTCGGTCCGTACGGCTCGCAACATCGCACCCGAGACGGCGTTGTCCGTATCCGAAATCAGCCGTTCGATCGTCATGGACGCGATTGAGTCTCAGCAGGGTGTACTGACGATTGACGCACAAACCGATCCGCGCTTCGCCGGCGCGGAATCCGTCATCTTCAACCAAATTCGCGCCGTAATGGCCGTGCCTTTTCTCTTGCGAGGCAAGATTGTCGGAGCGATCTATTTGGACAGCCGCAAGCACCGCGAAGGTTTCACGGACGAGTTGCTTTCATTTGTAAAAGCCTTTTCGAATCTTTGTGCGATCGCGATTGAGAACGCGCGTTTGATGGGCAGCCTTCGCGACGAAAACTACCAGCTTCGCAGTGAAGTTCAGCGCACGTACCAATTCAAGGAAATTATCGGCAACAGCTCGAAGATGCAGGAGATTTTCGAACTGCTGAACAAGATTATTCATGCCGACATTTCTGTATTGTTGGAAGGCGAGTCGGGAACGGGAAAAGAACTGGTGGCCCGCGCGCTCCACTACAACGGCCCGCGCCGGGACAAGGCTTTTATCGCACAGTTCTGCGGCAACTTGTCCGAGACTCTGCTTGAAAGCGAGTTGTTCGGCCATAAGCGCGGCGCGTTCACCGGAGCGGTTTCGGACAAGAAGGGTCTTCTGGAAATCGCAGACGGCGGAACATTTTTCTTGGATGAAGTTTCCGATATTCCACTGTCGATTCAAGCCAAGCTGCTGCGCGTGCTGCAAGACGGAGAATTTCGCAGAGTAGGCGACACTGAAACCCGGCGTGTCAACGTGCGGGTGATCTCTGCCACGAACAAGCCACTTGCCAAAGAGGTTGAAAAGGGCTCATTCCGAGAAGACCTTTTCTATCGCCTCAATGTTATTACGATCAACATGCCTTCTTTGCGGGACCGTGACGGCGATTTGCCTCTGCTTGTCCGGCACTTCCTCACGAAGTATGCGACCAAGACTGGCACGGCGGAAAAGAAGATCACGTCAGACGCGATGCGTCTTTTGGCGGGCTATCATTGGCCGGGCAACGTGCGCGAACTTGAAAATGCGATTGAGCGCGCGATCGTGCTGGCGGGCGAACGGGATATTACCCCGGACGAGCTGATCATACCAAGAGTGCTGAAGACTCCCGGCGGATCGCGGTCGCTGCGCGAGCATGAGCGCGAATACGTTTTGCGCACACTTGAAGAAATGGGCGGCAACAAGACGAAAACGGCCTCGGCGCTCGGTGTGTCATTACGTTGGCTTCACTACAAGCTGGCAGAGTGGAAGGATGGCGGCAACTGAGACGTCTCGAATGCTGCGACCGGCTAACACTCCATGAGCAATGATCGTGTAAAACTTGTTCGAGAAATCTCGCGCAGCGGGATTGCCACGGTTTGGGAAGGCTGGGACAACAGTCTCGACCGGAAAGTGCTTGTGAAATCAATTCATCCGCAGTTCGCGCGCGATGCCGATCTGCGGATTCGTTTTGAAAGGGAAGCGCGGGCAATTGCGCGATTGTCGCACCCGAATGTCGTGCAGATCTACGACATTCAGTCCGGAGAAGACTCACTCTCTCTGTTGTTGGAGTATGTAGATGGAGAGACGCTTGGAAGTTTGTTGAAACGGCGCGGCGTGCTGCCGTACGGAGTTGCGCTTCGAGTTATGACCGACATTCTGTCGGGACTTGAAGAAGCGCACAAGAACGGGATCATTCACCGTGACCTGAAGCCGGACAACATCTTGATTGCGCAAACCGGCGCCGTGAAAATCACGGACTTCGGCCTTGCAAGCCTTCGCGACTTGCCTGCCGTGACGCAGGAAGGAATGGTGGTCGGAACTCCGACCTATATGTCGCCCGAACAGGCCTTGGGCGGCGAAACCGGACCGCAAACGGATTTGTTTACGTGCGGTGCGATGTTCTTTGAGATGCTGACGGGGAATCGCTTGATCAAAGGCGACAATCTGGGAGAAGCGTTCCAGAACGTGATGAAATACCGCACACCGGACTTGGGTGAGTGGAGCGATTTCATTCCGCCGCACGCGATCAAGGTCTTGGAGCAATTGATTGACCGCGATCCGTCGGCACGGCAGGAGTCAGCACATGCAACACGGGAAGCTCTGATTTCGGATCCCCCAGAGCCCGTGGCGGACTTGACGAGACTAACAGCTTTCCTTTCGGGGAACGAGCGCACCGAGCCCGCGATTCCTGTCGAGCACCGCAAGAAACCTCACCCGATGATTCTTTGGTTGGTCTTGTCGGCTGTCGTACTGGCAGTGGTTCTCATTGGACTGTTTAGCATGGCAAAGAAAGAACAGCCTCCAGTAACGAAGAGTGAGACCAAACAGCCCGTTGACACAGTGGTTACTCCGCCTGTTGAGATACCCGACACGACGCACATCAGAGATACTCTTTCCCGTACGGTTGACACATCTCAAGCGCCTCCAAAGCCCAAACCGCGCGACACGTTAGCTGTAACGCCGCCCATTGAAGAAAAGCCCGTTCCCACGGGGCCCTCATTCGTGACGATTACGAGCACACCATGGGCAAGAGTCTTTTTCAATGACTCGCTCTTGGGAACAACTCCGTTAGTTACTCCGATAAAACTCCCGTCCGGTATGGGAAGTTTTCTCTTTCTGAATGATCAAATAGGACTGCCCGTTACACGACAGGTACAGTTGCCTGCCGCAGATACAATTGAAATAAACGCTGATCTTCAGGAATCTGTTGGTCGACTTAGAGTCGCCTCAGTTCGACCGTGGGCGGATGTTTTTGTGGACGGGCAAATGAAATTCAGAACACCTTCCACACAAGTCGTCTACCTGCCGCTGGGCAGCCACACCCTCGAACTACGCCACCCCAATTACCCAACCTATCACAAAGAACTCATCTTCGAAAACGGGGATCCCGTCTACGAGGTGCACGTCGATCTCACCCAGCTTTAGTCCGCAAAACCTCTTTTTCTTGCAGGGTTTGCGCCAATCTCCAGAAATTCATATATTTATGTTTTCGCCAAATCGGGAACCATCGAGTTTCTGACGCGTATATTTTTCAAAACTGTTCATAGACAACCATTAAGCAACTGATTTGAAGGTCCATGATTGAGCTTCACGATCTGACGAAGTCATATGGCGGAGTCAAAGCCGTGGACGCGGTTTCGCTCAGTGTACCGAAGGGACAGATTCTCGGATTTCTGGGACCCAACGGTGCGGGCAAGACCACGACCATGAGGATGATTACGGGCTATATGCCTCCAACCTCCGGAACGATCACAGTAGATGGCCTGACGATGGAAAAGGATTCTCTCGCCATTCGCGAAAAGATCGGCTATTTGCCGGAACTTGCACCTGTGTATCAGGACATGAATGTCCTCGACTACCTCCATTATGTGTGCGCATTGCGAAAGATTCCCAAGGAACAGATTCACACCCGCATCAAAGAAGTTGTGGATCGCTGCGGACTGGGCGCGGTTCTCGGGAAAGACGTCGGTCAGCTTTCCAAGGGGTACAAGCAGCGCGTCGGCTTGGCTCAAGCGATTATCCACAATCCCGAGTATCTGATTTTGGACGAGCCGACTGCAGGACTTGACCCGAACCAGATCGTCGAGATCCGAGCATTGATCAAAGAGCTCGGGCGTGAGAAAACGGTAATCCTTTCCACGCACATTCTGTCCGAGGTACAGGCCACATGCTCTCGGGTGATTATCATCAGCGGCGGCAAGCTGGTCGCAGACAATACTCCTGAGGGCCTGCAAGCGGGCCTGCAAGGTCGAACTGTGCTGATGCTTACGCTTAAGGGGAACGGTGACGGTGCGATCTCAAAGCTGAAGTCTCTTCCCTCCGTCGAAGAAGCGCGAAATGTCCAAACCGGCAAGTCCGGCGAGAGCAAATTCCGTGTGGAGAGTGCGGCGAATTCTGATGTGCGGGAAGACGTATTCAAGCTCGCGGTGAGTGAAAACTGGATTGTGCTTGAGATGATTCCGGAGACCCAGAGTCTCGAAGAAGTGTTCCACAAGCTAACGGCGGCCTAATTATGCACAACATTATGGTTATTGCCCGCCGGGAATTCAAATCCTACTTCGATTCGCCGGTTGCGTACATCGTCTTGACGTTCTTTTTGATTATCACGGGCTACTTCTTCACGAGTAACTTGTTCCTGGCCAATCAGGCGGACCTCAGAACTCTTTGGGGAATCGTCCCGTTGTTGTTTGTGTTTTTTATTCCCGCGATTTCGATGAGGCTATTGGCCGACGAAAAGAAATCGGGCACGATTGAGTTGCTCTACACCTATCCAATTAAGGACTCAGAGATCGTCGTCGGCAAGTATCTTGCTGCCTTGGGCCTCTTGGGAGTTGTTTTGGTGTGCACGCTTTTCTACGCGTTCACGATTGCAAGTTTAGGAAACATCGATACGGGTCAAACGGTTGCCGGATATGTCGGACTGGTCTTAATGGCCGCCGCGTATCTGGCTATCGGAGTGTTTGCATCGTCGGTGACAGACAACCAGATTGTCGCTTTCATTCTGGCTCTGTTCATTTCGTTCTTCTTCTTCATCGCCGACAAGATATTGTTCTTCCTGCCCAGCGGCTTAGCGGGCGTGTTCGAGTATCTTGGCATTGAGTACCACTTCCAAAATGTGGCACGCGGAGTAATTGACACTCGAAATCTATTGTATTTTGCGTCAGTTATTTTCTTCGCGCTGCTTCTCGCAAGTCATGCGCTTTCGCGCCGGAGGGGGGACTAAATCATGAAGAAAACTTGGTCAGTATCTAATATCTCGACCCTTTTGGTGATTGCCGCGATAATCGTCGTGGTGAATTTGATCGGCTTAAGGCTATTTGCCCGCGCCGATCTGACCGAACAGAAGATCTATACGCTGAGTCAAGCCTCGCGCAACGTCGTCGGAAATCTCAACGACCGTCTGACGGTGAAGGCCTACTTCACCAAAGATCTCCCGCCGCCCTACAACGCCAATGCGCGCTATGTCCGCGACATTCTGGAAGACTACCGCACATACGGCAAGGGCAATTTCTATTTTGAGTTCGTTGACCCGGCGGACGAAGAACAGCTTGAGAAAGAAGCGCAATCATACCGCGTTCAGCCGGCACAGGTTAACGTGATGGAAAAAGACGCGCTCCAACTCAAGAAAGTGTACATGGGACTCGTGCTCATTTATGGTGACAAACACGAGACCATACCGCTGATCCAGTCGGTCAACAATTTCGAGTACGAAATGACGTCGACGATCAAACGCCTGGTAGCGGAGAAGTTGCCCAAGGTCGGTTTTCTGACGAACTACGGCATACCTGATTTGGGTCAGGACCTGCGCACGGTGACCAGTTCATTGTCGCGCTACTACGAAGTCGTGCCGATTGACACGAAGTCAGGAACGGAAATGATCCCTGAGGACGTGGATGTCCTGTGCATCGTTGCGCCCAAAGAACCGATTGACGATTGGACCAAATTTGTCGTGGATCAATTCGTCATGCGCGGGGGAAAGGTTGCGTGGTTCGTCAACAAAGTTCAGGGTGACGCATCCACCGGACAAGCCACTCAACTGCAGCTCGATATCGACGATTGGACTCGCCGCTACGGATTTACCGTTGCAAATAACCTCGTGCTTGACGCCAACGGCGCGATGATCAATATCCAGCGCCAGCAGGGTATGTTCATGATGACGAATCTTGTGCGCTACTCCTGCTTCCCGGAAGTTACCGATTTCAATCAAGACCAGCCGATTACCAAGGGTCTGAACAGCGGCACGCTGTTCTTCCCGAGCTCAATCGACACGGTGACGCCTTCCGAAGGTTCTGTGCAGATTACGCCGTTGATTCAGTCCTCGGAACTTACCAACGTTCAGGTCGGACAGTTCGACATAAATCCGGAAACGCGGAGAGATCGTTCACAATTTACGGGTGGAAAGAAACTGTTTGCGGCCGCACTTACGGGATCGTTTCCGTCGTATTTCAAGGGCAAAAGCGTTCCGATGCCTGCGGACTCGATGGCTTCCGCGCCTGCCGTGAATATCTTGACCGAGAGTCCCGACACTCGTATGGTAGTTGTTGGTGACGGCAATATGCTCGGCGGACAGTATATGCAGCAGGGCAGTCCCAATCTCGTTTTGTTCTTGAATATCGTGGATTGGCTGTCACAGGACACGGATCTTTTGGCCATTCGCTCGCGCGACGCCGCGGTCCGTCCGCTTGATCCCAACATCACGGATGAAACGAAACAGCGCGTTAAGATGGCTGACATGATTGTACCTCCCGCGCTGGTGCTGTTGCTTGGTCTTTACCGTTGGAACCGTCGCCGCAAAAAGAAGGAGGTAACACTGTGAACAAGACTTTAGTTTTGGCCGCCGTGCTCTTCGCTTTGATTGCGGTTTACTGGGCCATGACGTCTAAAGAACCGATTGCAAAGACGAATATTCCGTTGCTTGCCGCGGACAGCGCGTCCGTAACAGAATTGGAAATTATTACGGCGACGGATACGACCGATTTGAAAAAAGAAGGCGACGGATGGAAGCTCATGGGAGCCAAGGTCTATCCCGCCAACCCCGCGAACGTGGGACGTGCCTTGCAGAGGTTTTCACAGATGACCAAGAAAGCCATGGTTACCGACAAGCCGGAGCGCTATGGCGAATTTGACGTAGACAGCGATAAAGGTGTCCTCGTAAACATCACGACGAATGGCAAGCACGAGTCAGTATTTTTGGGCAAAGCGGGCCCGACCATGCAAACCAGCTATGCGCGTTTGGAAGGAAGTGACGAAGTTTGGGAAATCGGCGGAAATCATACGTCCGCGTTTCGCAGGCCCCCTGCTGACTGGCGCGACAAAACAATAACGGCACTTGCCATGGACAGCATAAGTCATGTGACCATCAGGCACGACGGCGAGACTCTTGACTTGCAGAAGCAGGACACGTTGTGGAAAGCGTCTGAAAATGGCGTTGAGTTCCCGGCAGTCAAGCAACAAGTCGAGAGAATCACGCGGATGTTGTCGCGCATCAATGCCGTCGAGTTTGCCGACTCACTCAGCGATGAGACGTTTACAAATCCCAAGGCAACGGTACATGCCGAGATGATGGACGGGTCCACGGTCGATCTGGCTTTTGTCCCCCGAGACGACAAGCAGTATTATGTTCGCAAGAAAGGCGCGCTTTCGGATTTCGTGCTATACAATAGTACGGTCGAAGTGTTCTTCAAAAAGAAAGATGAATTGCTTGACAAAGAAAAGCCCGCGGGATAGGGGCACCGTTCGAAACACACATGTTTGCGAAGCCTCCGGTTTGGCCGGAGGCTTCGTCATGTCATAACGACTGTTTGAATGAACTCACTTAGACATCTCATACCCTACTTAAGGCCCTACCGGACACGGATTGTTTGGGGATGCATCGCCGCCGTTTTTTCCACGGCGCTTTATGCTCTTGCACCGTGGGTAATGAAACTTGCGATTGACGATTTGCGAAGTGGAATTACGTCCGCAAAACTTGCCGAATACGCGGGAATCATCATTGGCCTGTCACTGGTCGGCGGGATTTTTCGATATTATATGCGAATGCTGCTTATCGGAATGTCGCGATACGTCGAACAAGATTTGCGAGCGACCGTGTTCAGTCATTTGCAAACGCAAACGACGCAGTATTTCACGAAACACCGCACCGGCGATCTCATGGCGCGGATGACAAACGATTTGGACAGCGTGCGTAACGTCCTCGGCCCCGGATTCATGTATCCGATTGACACGAGTTTAACGGCGATCTTTTCTCTGATACTGATGATCTGGATATCGCCTAAGCTGACATTGTTGACTCTCGTGATCACACCTCTGGTAAGCTACTCAGTCTATAAACTGGGCAAACTCACGCACAAGCTGCAAACAGATATTCAGGAACAGTATTCGAAACTCTCGGATCAAGCGCAGGAGAATCTTTCCGGTGCGCGCGTCGTACGCGCGTACTCGCAGGAAGAACAAGAGCGCGGGAAGTTCGACGTTCTTAATCAGGAATTCGTCAAACGAAACATCGCGATGACGAAAGTACAGGCGCTGTTTTTCCCGTTGATGGGATTCTTCTTTGAAGTCGGAACCGCGTTGATACTTTTGATCGGCGGTTACGGAATCATACAGAACGAACTTTCACTTGGGGATTTTGTGGCATTCGTCGGATATCTTGGTATGCTTGCGTGGCCGATGATCGCGGTAGGTTGGGTGGCGAATCTACTGCAGCGCGGCGCCGCTTCGATGAAACGAATTCAAGAGTTACTTGACGCGGAACCGGATATTGCCTCACCCCCGAGCGGTGATATTGCGTCGGAAAGGATCGGAGAAATAAAATTCGAAGACGTTTCCTTCGCCTACGGTGAACGCGAGCCGATGTTGAAAAATATCACCCTGACAATCGCGCCGGGTCAGACGGTGGCGTTCGTCGGCGCAACGGGTTGCGGAAAAACGACTCTAATCAACTTGATCCCTCGCATGCTCGATCCAACGCGGGGAAAAGTCTTCGTCGACGGAATTCCGACTACAGAGTGGGATATCGACGAGCTGCGCCTGCGGGTCGCGATGGTCCCGCAGGACGCGTTCTTGTTTTCCGAAACGATTTTCAACAACTTGATCTTTGGCAAACCGGAGGCCAGCCGCGACGAGGCAATGGCATCTGCTCGTGTGTCCAGAATCGACAAGGACGTTGAGAACTTTGCCGACTCGTATGAGACTTTGGTAGGCGAGCGCGGCGTAACATTGTCCGGCGGCCAAAAAGGACGGCTTGCTTTGGCGCGCGCGTTAGTGCGGGACCCTCTTATCTTGATT
This region of Calditrichota bacterium genomic DNA includes:
- a CDS encoding ABC transporter ATP-binding protein — its product is MNSLRHLIPYLRPYRTRIVWGCIAAVFSTALYALAPWVMKLAIDDLRSGITSAKLAEYAGIIIGLSLVGGIFRYYMRMLLIGMSRYVEQDLRATVFSHLQTQTTQYFTKHRTGDLMARMTNDLDSVRNVLGPGFMYPIDTSLTAIFSLILMIWISPKLTLLTLVITPLVSYSVYKLGKLTHKLQTDIQEQYSKLSDQAQENLSGARVVRAYSQEEQERGKFDVLNQEFVKRNIAMTKVQALFFPLMGFFFEVGTALILLIGGYGIIQNELSLGDFVAFVGYLGMLAWPMIAVGWVANLLQRGAASMKRIQELLDAEPDIASPPSGDIASERIGEIKFEDVSFAYGEREPMLKNITLTIAPGQTVAFVGATGCGKTTLINLIPRMLDPTRGKVFVDGIPTTEWDIDELRLRVAMVPQDAFLFSETIFNNLIFGKPEASRDEAMASARVSRIDKDVENFADSYETLVGERGVTLSGGQKGRLALARALVRDPLILILDDALAAVDTHTEEEILQGLKKFMQNRSSILISHRVSTVRDADCIYVMENGEIIERGTHAELVALDGYYADMERRQRLEEELELTE
- a CDS encoding Gldg family protein; protein product: MKKTWSVSNISTLLVIAAIIVVVNLIGLRLFARADLTEQKIYTLSQASRNVVGNLNDRLTVKAYFTKDLPPPYNANARYVRDILEDYRTYGKGNFYFEFVDPADEEQLEKEAQSYRVQPAQVNVMEKDALQLKKVYMGLVLIYGDKHETIPLIQSVNNFEYEMTSTIKRLVAEKLPKVGFLTNYGIPDLGQDLRTVTSSLSRYYEVVPIDTKSGTEMIPEDVDVLCIVAPKEPIDDWTKFVVDQFVMRGGKVAWFVNKVQGDASTGQATQLQLDIDDWTRRYGFTVANNLVLDANGAMINIQRQQGMFMMTNLVRYSCFPEVTDFNQDQPITKGLNSGTLFFPSSIDTVTPSEGSVQITPLIQSSELTNVQVGQFDINPETRRDRSQFTGGKKLFAAALTGSFPSYFKGKSVPMPADSMASAPAVNILTESPDTRMVVVGDGNMLGGQYMQQGSPNLVLFLNIVDWLSQDTDLLAIRSRDAAVRPLDPNITDETKQRVKMADMIVPPALVLLLGLYRWNRRRKKKEVTL
- a CDS encoding DUF4340 domain-containing protein, with protein sequence MNKTLVLAAVLFALIAVYWAMTSKEPIAKTNIPLLAADSASVTELEIITATDTTDLKKEGDGWKLMGAKVYPANPANVGRALQRFSQMTKKAMVTDKPERYGEFDVDSDKGVLVNITTNGKHESVFLGKAGPTMQTSYARLEGSDEVWEIGGNHTSAFRRPPADWRDKTITALAMDSISHVTIRHDGETLDLQKQDTLWKASENGVEFPAVKQQVERITRMLSRINAVEFADSLSDETFTNPKATVHAEMMDGSTVDLAFVPRDDKQYYVRKKGALSDFVLYNSTVEVFFKKKDELLDKEKPAG